The Brachyhypopomus gauderio isolate BG-103 chromosome 12, BGAUD_0.2, whole genome shotgun sequence genome window below encodes:
- the ubap1lb gene encoding ubiquitin-associated protein 1 has translation MSLQGDHPSGLCTLHSHAHPAMAATCPPYWMMFSSPQESRAASGRSSQSWESIPRPRSRSLNEALCHATTDPTKSAVSNSYSDDEETSPKEKQGPGWRSLGLTIHGMGTKDLCSRCSSKFLTMPCDLSPCGLPSHRWTNTRQTSLPCNFPNILGSDDDRGSSHKCPVSLVEHPCTFRCTTPTAEAVGSHAIPRDSSVELLSALSSEEQRLLDAVTEQGYPIRTAIVALQKTRQGSPEEILSYLVACERLCEEGYDKAQVEEALEIFHNCEAKAAEFLCLLTQFREMGFQENAIKEVLLVHENHRERALEDLMMHVI, from the exons ATGAGCCTGCAGGGTGATCACCCCAGTGGGCTTTGCACACTCCATTCACACGCACACCCAGCAATGGCAGCAACCTGCCCTCCATATTGGATGATGTTTAGCAGTCCCCAGGAGAGCAGGGCAGCTAGCGGCCGGAGCAGCCAGTCCTGGGAGTCCATCCCCCGGCCACGCAGCCGGAGTCTGAACGAGGCACTCTGCCACGCCACGACCGACCCCACGAAGTCCGCCGTGTCCAACAGCTATTCTGATGATGAGGAAACGTCTCCCAAAGAAAAACAAGGCCCAGGATGGAGAAGCTTGGGATTAACAATACATGGCATGGGCACAAAAGATCTGTGTTCTCGATGCTCTTCAAAATTCCTCACCATGCCCTGCGACCTCTCACCTTGTGGTTTACCCTCTCATCGGTGGACGAATACTCGGCAGACCTCGCTCCCATGTAACTTTCCAAACATCCTCGGTTCAGATGATGATAGGGGCTCATCCCATAAGTGCCCAGTGAGCCTGGTTGAACACCCCTGCACCTTCAGATGTACCACACCCACTGCAGAG GCCGTTGGTTCCCACGCCATACCCCGGGACTCCTCTGTGGAGCTGCTCTCCGCTCTCAGCTCCGAAGAACAGCGGCTGCTGGACGCTGTGACAGAGCAGGGCTACCCGATACGCACTGCCATCGTTGCCCTGCAAAAGACCCGTCAGGGGAGCCCAGAGGAG ATCCTGAGCTACCTGGTAGCATGCGAGCGACTGTGTGAAGAAGGCTATGATAAAGCTCAAGTGGAAGAGGCTCTGGAGATATTTCATAACTGTGAGGCAAAG GCTGCAGAGTTTCTCTGCCTCCTCACGCAGTTTCGTGAGATGGGTTTCCAGGAGAACGCAATCAAGGAGGTGCTGCTCGTGCACGAAAACCACCGCGAGCGTGCTTTGGAGGATCTTATGATGCACGTCATCTGA
- the pdcd7 gene encoding programmed cell death protein 7: protein MDPSQQYYYSEGTPPTMGQPPPMPPGSLPPGAEPPWNVYQHPPPVPPNNWPPFQPMPLSGPQYRPQPTFDPTRPPPGYFEAPQLIHGSSASQIPFQAEHEHQSGSWSCPAGGEYRTGIDSYSRGPFAAFQPNSNSDSLGQNFIADYRAPSGFARQPSEGPWSMNYQNNKENSQKTSVISDEDARQRMQDEQWIKSFVLKRGKPAAETRSASRQSVSEFKEKLYGTVKMVSELSEVCRTLKNNLENESAWTDSYSRAMELKTGLQDRLAALQDPECFSGIKKKLALLKKKRARMRRKKVERMEESQEREARAAEREAAIDKYQSKQILELEEKNRERELKLAADAVLSEVRKKQADAKRMLDILRALEKLRKLRKEAAARKGMFPEKECDDVFERHVARLRDLIRKRTAVYGAEEKALRVMLEGEQEEERRRDREKRLKKEKDRFLQRKREIDAMLFGAELPPDHPLQPFYEYYTQAEHSLPSLIQIRREWDQFLVPEGHPDGTSIPQGWVLPDPPADDVWATALEK, encoded by the exons ATGGACCCATCACAGCAGTATTACTATTCGGAGGGGACACCGCCAACCATGGGACAACCACCTCCTATGCCACCTGGTTCTCTTCCGCCGGGAGCCGAGCCGCCTTGGAATGTTTACCAGCATCCTCCGCCGGTTCCGCCCAACAACTGGCCTCCGTTCCAGCCGATGCCGCTGAGTGGACCTCAGTATCGGCCGCAACCGACTTTCGATCCTACTAGACCACCCCCGGGTTATTTTGAAGCGCCGCAACTGATTCACGGATCATCAGCTTCTCAAATACCTTTCCAAGCAGAACATGAACACCAGAGCGGGTCTTGGTCGTGTCCAGCCGGCGGCGAGTATCGGACCGGTATTGACAGCTATTCCAGAGGACCGTTTGCTGCGTTTCAACCGAATAGCAACTCGGACAGCTTGGGTCAGAATTTCATTGCAGACTACAGAGCACCCAGCGGTTTTGCAAGGCAGCCGTCAGAAGGACCTTGGTCGATGAATTACCAGAACAACAAAGAAAACAGCCAAAAAACGTCAGTGATCTCAGATGAAGATGCAAGACAGAGGATGCAAGACGAGCAGTGGATTAAAAGTTTCGTGCTCAAAAGAGGAAAACCTGCTGCAGAGACGCGCAGTGCGTCCAGGCAGTCTGTGTCTGAGTTTAAAGAGAAGTTGTATGGTACTGTAAAAATGGTGTCCGAACTCTCCGAAGTCTGTCGGACGTTAAAAAACAACCTGGAAAACGAAAGTGCATGGACCGACTCGTACTCGAGGGCAATGGAGTTGAAAACCGGCTTGCAGGACAGACTGGCGGCTCTTCAAGATCCCGAGTGCTTCAGCGGCATTAAGAAAAAACTGGCACTGCTGAAAAAGAAACGGGCGAGAATGCGCAGAAAGAAggtggagaggatggaggagagcCAGGAGCGAGAGGCCAGAGCAGCGGAGAGAGAGGCGGCCATTGACAAGTACCAGTCTAAGCAGATACTGGAACTGGAGGAGAAGAATAGG GAGCGGGAGCTGAAGCTGGCGGCTGACGCGGTTCTCTCGGAGGTGAGGAAGAAACAGGCCGATGCGAAGAGAATGCTGGACATCCTCAGGGCCTTGGAGAAGCTGAGGAAACTCCGAAAAGAGGCTGCAGCCAGGAAGG GCATGTTCCCGGAGAAGGAGTGTGACGACGTGTTTGAGCGGCACGTGGCCCGGCTGAGGGACCTGATCCGGAAGCGCACGGCTGTGTATGGGGCCGAGGAGAAGGCCCTGCGTGTCATGCTGGAGGGCGAGCAGGAGGAAGAGCGGCGCCGGGATCGTGAAAAGCGTCTGAAGAAAGAGAAGGATCGCTTCCTGCAGAGGAAACGGGAGATAGACGCCATGCTCTTCGGAG CTGAATTGCCTCCAGATCACCCACTTCAACCTTTCTATGAGTACTACACACAAGCGGAGCACTCTCTACCGTCCCTTATTCAGATAAG GAGAGAGTGGGATCAGTTCCTGGTTCCTGAAGGTCACCCTGACGGCACATCAATTCCACAGGGCTGGGTTCTTCCGGACCCTCCAGCAGATGACGTCTGGGCCACTGCTTTGGAGAAGTGA
- the clpxa gene encoding caseinolytic mitochondrial matrix peptidase chaperone subunit Xa isoform X2 — MSCTCTRAARLFVNSTHKGVSGSRVQFYSQVGLRVREVRLTRTVPARSFSETSVYYASKDGMKDGDGKKSASEGSGKKSSGSGKGGSQLRCPKCGDPCTHVETFVSSTRFVKCEKCHHFFVVLSETDTKKSLSKDPESAAEAVKLAFQQKPPPPPKKIYAYLDKYVVGQDHAKKVLSVAVYNHYKRIYNNMPAGSRQQQVEVEKQASLTPRELLQIAGISPHGNALGASMQQQVNQQAPQERRGGEVLDSTHTEIKLEKSNIVLLGPTGSGKTLLAQTLAKCLDVPFAICDCTTLTQAGYVGEDIESVIAKLLQDANYVIEKAQQGIVFLDEVDKIGSVPGIHQLRDVGGEGVQQGLLKLLEGTIVNVPEKNTRKLRGETVQVDTTNILFVASGAFNGLDRIISRRKNEKYLGFGAPSNLGKGRRAAAAADVANITGGEVDAVAEIEEKDRLLKHVEARDLIEFGMIPEFVGRLPVVVPLHSLDQDTLVRILTEPRNAVVPQYQALFSMDKCDLTVTPDALRAIARMALERKTGARGLRSIMEKLLLDPMFEVPHSDIVAVEISQDVVHGKAAPQYIRAPAKDTAEEEYDSGIEEENWTRQVDAAKN; from the exons ATGTCCTGTACATGCACACGGGCGGCGAGACTGTTCGTAAACTCAACGCACAAAG GAGTCTCTGGATCGAGGGTACAGTTCTACTCTCAGGTCGGACTACGAGTCCGTGAAGTCCGTCTGACACGTACCGTCCCTGCCAGATCCTTCTCGGAGACGTCGGTGTATTATGCATCTAAGGATGGGATGAAAGATGGAGATGGAAAG AAATCGGCGAGTGAAGGAAGTGGTAAAAAATCCAGCGGTTCAGGGAAAGGTGGGAGTCAGCTTCGCTGCCCCAAATGTGGCGATCCCTGCACACACGTGGAAACATTTGTCT cCTCAACTAGATTTGTCAAATGTGAAAAGTGCCATCACTTTTTCGTGgtgctgtcagaaacagacacTAAGAAGAGTCTGAGTAAAGATCCAGAGTCAGCTGCTGAAGCTGTGAAGCTGGCCTTCCAACAgaaaccaccaccacctcccaagAAG ATCTACGCCTACCTTGATAAATATGTTGTGGGCCAGGATCATGCGAAGAAAGTGCTCTCGGTGGCTGTGTACAACCACTACAAGCGCATTTATAACAACATGCCAGCAGGATCTAGGCAGCAACAGGTGGAGGTTGAGAAACAAGCATCCCTGACACCCAGAG AGCTGCTGCAGATCGCTGGGATCAGTCCCCATGGCAACGCCCTGGGAGCCTCCATGCAGCAGCAGGTGAACCAGCAGGCTCCTCAGGAGcggagaggtggggaggtgcTGGACTCCACCCACACCGAGATCAAGCTGGAGAAGAGCAACATCGTCCTGCTGGGCCCCACCGGCTCTG GCAAAACGCTCCTGGCCCAGACTCTGGCTAAATGCCTAGACGTCCCCTTCGCAATCTGTGACTGCACCACTCTCACGCAGGCCGGCTACGTGGGGGAGGACATCGAGTCGGTCATCGCCAAACTGCTGCAGGACGCCAACTACGTCATCGAGAAAGCTCAGCAAG GTATTGTTTTCTTGGATGAAGTGGACAAAATTGGCAGTGTGCCTGGAATCCACCAGCTGAGagatgtgggtggagagggagtaCAGCAG GGCTTGCTTAAACTCCTGGAAGGGACAATTGTAAATGTTCCTGAGAAAAACACCAGGAAGTTGAGAGGGGAGACTGTACAAGTTGATACTACGAACATTTTGTTTGTAGCGTCTGGTGCTTTTAATGGACTGGACCGTATAATCAGCAGAAGAAAGAACGAAAAG TATCTGGGTTTCGGCGCACCGTCCAACCTCGGGAAAGGCCGGCGGGCTGCAGCCGCAGCTGACGTAGCCAACATTACAGGAGGGGAGGTGGACGCCGTGGCCGAGATCGAGGAGAAGGACCGGCTCCTGAAGCACGTGGAGGCGCGGGACCTCATAGAGTTTGGTATGATCCCCGAGTTCGTGGGCCGCCTGCCCGTGGTGGTGCCGCTGCACAGCCTGGACCAGGACACGCTCGTCCGCATCCTCACCGAGCCCCGCAATGCAGTGGTGCCCCAGTACCAGGCCCTCTTCAGCATGGACAAG TGTGACCTTACTGTGACCCCTGACGCCTTGCGGGCCATTGCCAGAATGGCGCTTGAACGAAAGACGGGCGCCCGAGGGCTTCGATCAATAATG GAGAAACTGCTGCTGGATCCCATGTTTGAAGTACCGCACTCGGACATTGTAGCTGTGGAGATTAGCCAGGATGTGGTGCATGGGAAAGCAGCACCTCAGTATATCAG agcACCAGCTAAAGATACAGCAGAGGAGGAGTATGACTCTGGAATAGAAGAAGAAAACTGGACCAGGCAGGTTGACGCAGCCAAGAATTAA
- the clpxa gene encoding caseinolytic mitochondrial matrix peptidase chaperone subunit Xa isoform X1: MSCTCTRAARLFVNSTHKGVSGSRVQFYSQVGLRVREVRLTRTVPARSFSETSVYYASKDGMKDGDGKKSASEGSGKKSSGSGKGGSQLRCPKCGDPCTHVETFVSSTRFVKCEKCHHFFVVLSETDTKKSLSKDPESAAEAVKLAFQQKPPPPPKKIYAYLDKYVVGQDHAKKVLSVAVYNHYKRIYNNMPAGSRQQQVEVEKQASLTPRELELRRREDEYRFTKLLQIAGISPHGNALGASMQQQVNQQAPQERRGGEVLDSTHTEIKLEKSNIVLLGPTGSGKTLLAQTLAKCLDVPFAICDCTTLTQAGYVGEDIESVIAKLLQDANYVIEKAQQGIVFLDEVDKIGSVPGIHQLRDVGGEGVQQGLLKLLEGTIVNVPEKNTRKLRGETVQVDTTNILFVASGAFNGLDRIISRRKNEKYLGFGAPSNLGKGRRAAAAADVANITGGEVDAVAEIEEKDRLLKHVEARDLIEFGMIPEFVGRLPVVVPLHSLDQDTLVRILTEPRNAVVPQYQALFSMDKCDLTVTPDALRAIARMALERKTGARGLRSIMEKLLLDPMFEVPHSDIVAVEISQDVVHGKAAPQYIRAPAKDTAEEEYDSGIEEENWTRQVDAAKN; encoded by the exons ATGTCCTGTACATGCACACGGGCGGCGAGACTGTTCGTAAACTCAACGCACAAAG GAGTCTCTGGATCGAGGGTACAGTTCTACTCTCAGGTCGGACTACGAGTCCGTGAAGTCCGTCTGACACGTACCGTCCCTGCCAGATCCTTCTCGGAGACGTCGGTGTATTATGCATCTAAGGATGGGATGAAAGATGGAGATGGAAAG AAATCGGCGAGTGAAGGAAGTGGTAAAAAATCCAGCGGTTCAGGGAAAGGTGGGAGTCAGCTTCGCTGCCCCAAATGTGGCGATCCCTGCACACACGTGGAAACATTTGTCT cCTCAACTAGATTTGTCAAATGTGAAAAGTGCCATCACTTTTTCGTGgtgctgtcagaaacagacacTAAGAAGAGTCTGAGTAAAGATCCAGAGTCAGCTGCTGAAGCTGTGAAGCTGGCCTTCCAACAgaaaccaccaccacctcccaagAAG ATCTACGCCTACCTTGATAAATATGTTGTGGGCCAGGATCATGCGAAGAAAGTGCTCTCGGTGGCTGTGTACAACCACTACAAGCGCATTTATAACAACATGCCAGCAGGATCTAGGCAGCAACAGGTGGAGGTTGAGAAACAAGCATCCCTGACACCCAGAG AACTAGAGCTAAGACGTCGGGAGGATGAGTACAGATTCACAA AGCTGCTGCAGATCGCTGGGATCAGTCCCCATGGCAACGCCCTGGGAGCCTCCATGCAGCAGCAGGTGAACCAGCAGGCTCCTCAGGAGcggagaggtggggaggtgcTGGACTCCACCCACACCGAGATCAAGCTGGAGAAGAGCAACATCGTCCTGCTGGGCCCCACCGGCTCTG GCAAAACGCTCCTGGCCCAGACTCTGGCTAAATGCCTAGACGTCCCCTTCGCAATCTGTGACTGCACCACTCTCACGCAGGCCGGCTACGTGGGGGAGGACATCGAGTCGGTCATCGCCAAACTGCTGCAGGACGCCAACTACGTCATCGAGAAAGCTCAGCAAG GTATTGTTTTCTTGGATGAAGTGGACAAAATTGGCAGTGTGCCTGGAATCCACCAGCTGAGagatgtgggtggagagggagtaCAGCAG GGCTTGCTTAAACTCCTGGAAGGGACAATTGTAAATGTTCCTGAGAAAAACACCAGGAAGTTGAGAGGGGAGACTGTACAAGTTGATACTACGAACATTTTGTTTGTAGCGTCTGGTGCTTTTAATGGACTGGACCGTATAATCAGCAGAAGAAAGAACGAAAAG TATCTGGGTTTCGGCGCACCGTCCAACCTCGGGAAAGGCCGGCGGGCTGCAGCCGCAGCTGACGTAGCCAACATTACAGGAGGGGAGGTGGACGCCGTGGCCGAGATCGAGGAGAAGGACCGGCTCCTGAAGCACGTGGAGGCGCGGGACCTCATAGAGTTTGGTATGATCCCCGAGTTCGTGGGCCGCCTGCCCGTGGTGGTGCCGCTGCACAGCCTGGACCAGGACACGCTCGTCCGCATCCTCACCGAGCCCCGCAATGCAGTGGTGCCCCAGTACCAGGCCCTCTTCAGCATGGACAAG TGTGACCTTACTGTGACCCCTGACGCCTTGCGGGCCATTGCCAGAATGGCGCTTGAACGAAAGACGGGCGCCCGAGGGCTTCGATCAATAATG GAGAAACTGCTGCTGGATCCCATGTTTGAAGTACCGCACTCGGACATTGTAGCTGTGGAGATTAGCCAGGATGTGGTGCATGGGAAAGCAGCACCTCAGTATATCAG agcACCAGCTAAAGATACAGCAGAGGAGGAGTATGACTCTGGAATAGAAGAAGAAAACTGGACCAGGCAGGTTGACGCAGCCAAGAATTAA
- the spg21 gene encoding maspardin: MEEIRVSPDYNWFRSTVPLKRIIVDDDDSKVWSLYDAGPKTIRCPIIFLPPVSGTAEVFFQQVLALTGWGYRVISLQYPVYWDLLEFCDGFRKLLDHLQLDKVHLFGASLGGFLAQKFAEVTHKSPRVHSLILCNSFSDTSIFNQTWTANSFWLMPAFMLKKIVLGNFAKGPVDPKMADAIDFMVDRLESLNQSELASRLTLNCQNSYVEPHKIRDVAVTIMDVFDQSALSNEAKEEMYKLYPNARRAHLKTGGNFPYLCRSAEVNLYIQIHLRQFHGTRYAAISPAMVSAEELEVQRSALNTCSQSDEHS; encoded by the exons ATGGAGGAGATACGAGTGTCTCCTGACTACAACTGGTTTCGAAGCACAGTGCCTCTCAAAAGA ATTATTGTAGATGATGATGACAGCAAAGTCTGGTCACTGTATGATGCCGGACCAAAGACCATCAGGTGTCCAATAATCTTCCTGCCCCCAGTGAGTGGCACGGCTGAGGTTTTCTTTCAGCAGGTTTTGGCTCTCACTGGTTGGGGCTACCGCGTCATTTCG CTTCAATATCCTGTCTACTGGGATCTCCTGGAATTCTGTGATGGATTTAGGAAACTTCTAGATCACTTGCAGCTAGACAAG GTTCATCTATTTGGAGCATCCCTAGGAGGATTTTTGGCTCAGAAATTTGCTGaggtcacacacaaatcacctCGGGTGCATTCTCTCATCCTGTGCAATTCATTCAGTGACACATCTATTTTTAACCAAACCTGGACAGCAAACAG CTTTTGGCTTATGCCAGCCTTTATGCTTAAGAAGATTGTTCTTGGTAACTTTGCCAAAGGACCTGTTGATCCCAAAATGGCAGATGCAATTGACTTTATGGTTGATAGA ctaGAAAGTTTGAACCAGAGTGAACTGGCTTCTAGGCTCACCCTGAACTGCCAAAACTCCTATGTTGAACCTCACAAAATAAGGGATGTTGCGGTCACCATCATGGAT GTATTTGATCAGAGTGCTCTTTCCAACGAGGCAAAGGAAGAAATGTATAAACTGTATCCCAATGCGAGAAGAGCTCATCTCAAAACTGGCGGAAACTTCCCCTACCTTTGCAGAAGTGCTGAAGTGAACCTTTATATCCAG ATACATCTTCGACAATTCCATGGTACGAGGTACGCTGCCATAAGTCCGGCTATGGTTAGTGCAGAGGAACTCGAAGTGCAGAGGAGTGCCCTGAACACCTGCAGTCAGAGTGATGAACATTCATAA
- the ankdd1a gene encoding ankyrin repeat and death domain-containing protein 1A isoform X1: protein MDDGLVSNDDILLRSEKALHDAAKRNDTEKILDLIRRGVDVKVKNAVERKALHWAAGAGSEDALRILLDHDTEMDDADSFGMNALLLSAWFGHLKILQILVSTGAKLNCKNKNGLSLLHCAAQRGHVHVLEYIMEDLEDVQLDGPDKSGKTAFHLAVEHGHLEVTEFLIGMGCAHHLKDKEENTALHLAAKHGNAEVFRKVLETAESIDDRNIDGMTALHLAVDGGHYECVRLLVEAGCNIDEITNRNMTALHFAAQRGFDRLARLLVEVGVSLDLVDVNHSSALHLAVFNNYPEIVKILIEAESDLDILDNRLQTALHIAAEHGHQNIAEMILIAGVNLKLLDKQGKTVLDIAARGNHVNVVDMIIKADRFYKWEQDNDSNSLVGSAVSFRQDHRQETQRFRTILWKLATKYLRPSEWKPLAQLWRFSDAHIRAIEHQWTGTKSFKEHGHRMLLIWLHGALAAGENPIKDLYEGLVGISRMDLAVMAGTFIPPDRACATEGQRRTNLAEEVRYDVKDFGVWETTHAGCSGQGSVLQRLLQNEAQPCEIQSRDRCVTECLTPSSAS from the exons ATGGACGACGGTTTAGTGTCCAATGACGATATCT tGCTCCGCTCAGAGAAGGCGCTCCACGATGCTGCAAAGAGGAACGACACGGAGAAGATACTGGACCTCATTAGGAGAGGGGTGGACGTCAAAGTTAAGAATGCA GTGGAGCGCAAGGCGCTGCACTGGGCCGCCGGGGCGGGCAGCGAGGACGCTCTGCGTATTCTTTTGGACCACGACACCGAAATGGACGATGCGGACAGT TTTGGGATGAATGCTCTGCTTTTGTCTGCTTGGTTCGGCCACCTCAAAATCTTGCAGATTCTTGTCTCAACTGGTGCAAAGCTTAACTGCAAAAACAAA AATGGGCTAAGCCTTCTGCACTGTGCTGCCCAGAGAGGACATGTCCACGTTCTGGAGTACATTATGGAAGATCTGGAGGACGTGCAACTTGATGGTCCTGACAAG TCAGGTAAGACAGCATTTCACCTGGCAGTAGAGCATGGACACCTGGAGGTGACTGAGTTCCTCATTGGCATGGGCTGTGCTCACCACCTGAAGGACAAG GAGGAGAATACCGCACTGCACCTGGCGGCGAAACACGGCAACGCCGAGGTCTTCCGGAAGGTTCTGGAGACGGCTGAGAGCATCGACGATAGGAACATT GATGGCATGACGGCCTTACACTTGGCTGTGGACGGCGGTCACTATGAGTGTGTCAGGCTGCTGGTGGAGGCAGGCTGCAACATCGACGAAATTACCAAT AGAAATATGACTGCCCTCCACTTTGCCGCTCAGCGAGGTTTTGACAGACTGGCCCGGCTGCTAGTGGAGGTTGGTGTCAGTCTGGACTTGGTGGATGTC AACCATTCCTCAGCATTACACTTGGCTGTGTTTAACAACTACCCCGAGATTGTAAAAATACTTATTGAAGCAGAAAGTGACCTTGACATTCTTGACAAT AGGCTTCAGACAGCGCTGCACATAGCAGCAGAACACGGACACCAGAACATAGCCGAGATGATCCTCATCGCTGGAGTCAACCTCAAACTACTTGACAAG CAGGGAAAGACAGTGCTGGATATTGCAGCAAGAGGCAACCACGTCAATGTGGTAGATATGATCATCAAAGCCGATCGATTTTACAAGTGGGAACAG GACAACGACTCCAATTCGCTGGTAGGAAGTGCTGTGAGCTTCAGGCAGGACCATCGTCAGGAAACACAGCGCTTCCGAACCATCTTATGGAAGCTAGCCACGAAATACCTGAGGCCAAGTGAGTGGAAGCCACTGGCTCAGCTCTGGCGCTTCTCAGACGCCCACATCCGAGCCATAGAACACCAGTGGACAG GCACAAAAAGCTTTAAGGAACATGGGCATCGCATGCTGCTGATATGGCTGCATGGGGCATTGGCTGCTGGTGAAAATCCTATTAAGGACTTATATGAAGGTCTGGTGGGAATCTCCAGGATGGATTTGGCAG TGATGGCGGGAACTTTTATCCCCCCCGACAGAGCGTGTGCGACGGAAGGCCAACGCAGAACCAACCTCGCCGAAGAAGTGCGCTATGATGTGAAGGATTTTGGCGTTTGGGAAACGACCCACGCTGGCTGCTCCGGTCAGGGTAGTGTGTTGCAACGGCTGCTACAAAACGAAGCTCAACCCTGCGAAATACAATCCAGAGACCGATGTGTGACAGAATGTTTGACACCCTCTTCCGCGTCTTAG
- the ankdd1a gene encoding ankyrin repeat and death domain-containing protein 1A isoform X2, with amino-acid sequence MDDGLVSNDDILLRSEKALHDAAKRNDTEKILDLIRRGVDVKVKNAVERKALHWAAGAGSEDALRILLDHDTEMDDADSFGMNALLLSAWFGHLKILQILVSTGAKLNCKNKNGLSLLHCAAQRGHVHVLEYIMEDLEDVQLDGPDKSGKTAFHLAVEHGHLEVTEFLIGMGCAHHLKDKEENTALHLAAKHGNAEVFRKVLETAESIDDRNIDGMTALHLAVDGGHYECVRLLVEAGCNIDEITNRNMTALHFAAQRGFDRLARLLVEVGVSLDLVDVNHSSALHLAVFNNYPEIVKILIEAESDLDILDNRLQTALHIAAEHGHQNIAEMILIAGVNLKLLDKQGKTVLDIAARGNHVNVVDMIIKADRFYKWEQDNDSNSLVGSAVSFRQDHRQETQRFRTILWKLATKYLRPSEWKPLAQLWRFSDAHIRAIEHQWTGTKSFKEHGHRMLLIWLHGALAAGENPIKDLYEGLVGISRMDLAERVRRKANAEPTSPKKCAMM; translated from the exons ATGGACGACGGTTTAGTGTCCAATGACGATATCT tGCTCCGCTCAGAGAAGGCGCTCCACGATGCTGCAAAGAGGAACGACACGGAGAAGATACTGGACCTCATTAGGAGAGGGGTGGACGTCAAAGTTAAGAATGCA GTGGAGCGCAAGGCGCTGCACTGGGCCGCCGGGGCGGGCAGCGAGGACGCTCTGCGTATTCTTTTGGACCACGACACCGAAATGGACGATGCGGACAGT TTTGGGATGAATGCTCTGCTTTTGTCTGCTTGGTTCGGCCACCTCAAAATCTTGCAGATTCTTGTCTCAACTGGTGCAAAGCTTAACTGCAAAAACAAA AATGGGCTAAGCCTTCTGCACTGTGCTGCCCAGAGAGGACATGTCCACGTTCTGGAGTACATTATGGAAGATCTGGAGGACGTGCAACTTGATGGTCCTGACAAG TCAGGTAAGACAGCATTTCACCTGGCAGTAGAGCATGGACACCTGGAGGTGACTGAGTTCCTCATTGGCATGGGCTGTGCTCACCACCTGAAGGACAAG GAGGAGAATACCGCACTGCACCTGGCGGCGAAACACGGCAACGCCGAGGTCTTCCGGAAGGTTCTGGAGACGGCTGAGAGCATCGACGATAGGAACATT GATGGCATGACGGCCTTACACTTGGCTGTGGACGGCGGTCACTATGAGTGTGTCAGGCTGCTGGTGGAGGCAGGCTGCAACATCGACGAAATTACCAAT AGAAATATGACTGCCCTCCACTTTGCCGCTCAGCGAGGTTTTGACAGACTGGCCCGGCTGCTAGTGGAGGTTGGTGTCAGTCTGGACTTGGTGGATGTC AACCATTCCTCAGCATTACACTTGGCTGTGTTTAACAACTACCCCGAGATTGTAAAAATACTTATTGAAGCAGAAAGTGACCTTGACATTCTTGACAAT AGGCTTCAGACAGCGCTGCACATAGCAGCAGAACACGGACACCAGAACATAGCCGAGATGATCCTCATCGCTGGAGTCAACCTCAAACTACTTGACAAG CAGGGAAAGACAGTGCTGGATATTGCAGCAAGAGGCAACCACGTCAATGTGGTAGATATGATCATCAAAGCCGATCGATTTTACAAGTGGGAACAG GACAACGACTCCAATTCGCTGGTAGGAAGTGCTGTGAGCTTCAGGCAGGACCATCGTCAGGAAACACAGCGCTTCCGAACCATCTTATGGAAGCTAGCCACGAAATACCTGAGGCCAAGTGAGTGGAAGCCACTGGCTCAGCTCTGGCGCTTCTCAGACGCCCACATCCGAGCCATAGAACACCAGTGGACAG GCACAAAAAGCTTTAAGGAACATGGGCATCGCATGCTGCTGATATGGCTGCATGGGGCATTGGCTGCTGGTGAAAATCCTATTAAGGACTTATATGAAGGTCTGGTGGGAATCTCCAGGATGGATTTGGCAG AGCGTGTGCGACGGAAGGCCAACGCAGAACCAACCTCGCCGAAGAAGTGCGCTATGATGTGA